In Cyprinus carpio isolate SPL01 chromosome A14, ASM1834038v1, whole genome shotgun sequence, a single window of DNA contains:
- the bbs12 gene encoding LOW QUALITY PROTEIN: Bardet-Biedl syndrome 12 protein (The sequence of the model RefSeq protein was modified relative to this genomic sequence to represent the inferred CDS: inserted 1 base in 1 codon) gives MDPLRKQCSSAVKMSGSATVPQRCHIGLQQLEALAATTHGFLGPNKRPKFILDEDAGDAVLVSSCSRLLEHIELDGSVGQLLHEMIQAQQKVFHSGTGALVFLAGVWSRVALECLNRGITVLDIKTAMXEGLDVCLEVCNQSAVSVEEVSCQKLKELKPTSALKSENQDSEMQNVDVKLSQNLRLTLKHSRHFNSQTENTQTALNDVSRIAQAVSHGCDSSMRLVLKACKLQSKITEDAQNRSLDIQKLVTCLIPGMSEEESCVLRGFVTLLSVEQASVVRCLQGQALNIALVNGDLCEKYRHVGFNRPANVVHITDRANMSSVSLEERWLEDALRKLHELSIDVVLVSGSAGVKLKDRVLGANVLVVEGVKSSVLNDFSTRTGAITVSYVTQIDENCVGRGVTVSPWRDFSGKNDLVAVSIVTVSTSLVTAVICSSVSAKVQSLEDQFWSCAHRLHQALTDGKLLHGAGATELLCIQQLHQSRQTEMENPQESVVLELMAEAWMDYVSTLMLNSGSVESKAEAWTAIAHRMRLYKEGEAISGDTDGAGVYDNLTVKSEAWRRALDLVFLVLQSDTEIITGVSEGEHVNSELMYL, from the exons ATGGACCCACTACGTAAACAATGCAGCTCAGCGGTGAAG ATGTCTGGAAGTGCCACTGTCCCTCAGCGCTGCCACATCGGACTCCAGCAGTTAGAGGCCCTAGCTGCCACCACACACGGCTTTCTGGGCCCCAACAAACGGCCCAAGTTCATCCTGGATGAAGACGCCGGGGATGCTGTGTTGGTCAGCTCCTGTTCCCGTCTGCTTGAGCATATCGAGCTGGACGGCTCAGTCGGACAACTGCTACATGAGATGATACAGGCACAGCAGAAGGTCTTCCACTCTGGCACGGGTGCGCTGGTGTTTCTAGCCGGAGTCTGGAGTAGAGTTGCTTTAGAGTGTCTAAACAGAGGAATAACTGTGTTAGATATCAAAACAGCCA AGGAAGGACTGGATGTGTGTTTGGAGGTATGCAATCAATCAGCTGTAAGTGTGGAAGAAGTTTCTTGCCAGAAACTAAAGGAGCTCAAACCTACTTCAGCTCTTAAATCTGAAAATCAGGACTCAGAGATGCAGAACGTGGATGTTAAACTCTCTCAGAATCTCAGGTTGACACTCAAACACAGCAGACACTTTAATTCAcagactgaaaacacacaaacagctctgAATGACGTGAGTCGCATAGCACAAGCCGTCAGCCACGGATGCGACTCCTCCATGCGTTTAGTTTTAAAAGCATGCAAGTTGCAATCCAAAATCACAGAAGATGCACAAAACAGATCTTTGGATATTCAAAAGCTGGTCACGTGCCTCATTCCAGGCATGTCTGAGGAGGAATCATGTGTGTTACGTGGCTTTGTCACATTGCTGTCAGTCGAACAGGCCTCTGTGGTTCGGTGCCTTCAGGGTCAGGCGTTAAATATCGCTTTGGTGAACGGCGATTTGTGCGAGAAGTATCGCCACGTGGGTTTCAACAGGCCTGCGAATGTCGTGCACATCACAGATCGTGCTAACATGTCAAGCGTGAGTCTGGAAGAGCGTTGGCTTGAGGATGCATTACGAAAACTGCATGAACTCAGCATTGATGTTGTGCTTGTGAGCGGCTCGGCTGGAGTGAAACTCAAAGACAGAGTTCTCGGTGCAAACGTGCTGGTTGTCGAAGGTGTTAAAAGCAGCGTtttgaatgacttcagcacacGCACAGGCGCCATCACGGTTTCATACGTCACACAGATTGACGAGAACTGCGTGGGACGGGGTGTTACAGTCAGTCCATGGAGAGATTTCAGTGGAAAAAATGATTTAGTCGCGGTCAGCATTGTGACTGTAAGCACATCTCTGGTCACGGCGGTCATATGCAGCTCTGTATCTGCTAAAGTACAAAGCTTGGAGGATCAGTTCTGGAGCTGTGCTCATCGGTTGCACCAAGCGCTCACAGATGGGAAGTTGCTGCATGGCGCAGGAGCCACCGAGCTCCTTTGCATCCAGCAGCTTCATCAATCCAGGCAGACAGAGATGGAAAACCCACAGGAAAGTGTGGTGCTGGAGCTGATGGCCGAAGCCTGGATGGATTACGTCTCCACTTTGATGCTGAACAGCGGCTCGGTGGAGTCTAAAGCAGAGGCTTGGACGGCTATTGCACATCGGATGAGGCTTTATAAAGAGGGAGAAGCCATATCAGGGGATACAGATGGAGCTGGTGTGTATGATAACCTGACTGTGAAGTCTGAAGCCTGGAGGAGAGCTCTTGATCTGGTGTTTTTGGTGCTTCAGTCTGACACAGAGATCATTACAGGTGTCAGTGAAGGAGAACATGTTAACAGTGAGCTCATGTATCTTTGA